Proteins encoded within one genomic window of Eublepharis macularius isolate TG4126 chromosome 10, MPM_Emac_v1.0, whole genome shotgun sequence:
- the AP5S1 gene encoding AP-5 complex subunit sigma-1, translating to MVHAFLIHTIRCRPGDEAGHCRVLYSRVFGPERLDDGGYQDVEKERLGRKEQILAVARQAESACKLHQQASGKPHPEHLIQLPDEPISLQDAPSGVFRLPPGDPFCESKTVLWLGVQCLGFALVCDLHENLMLAESNLRLLVKGLLEHLKLLSSGSDVVLKADKTEVLLEKFLPHGQLRFLNEQFVLSLEKEVAK from the exons ATGGTCCACGCGTTCTTGATCCACACCATTCGCTGCCGGCCAGGAGATGAGGCGGGGCACTGCCGAGTGCTCTATTCAAGGGTGTTCGGtcctgaaagactggatgacggcGGATACCAGGATGTTGAGAAGGAGCGGCTGGGCAGGAAGGAACAGATCCTGGCTGTAGCAAG GCAAGCAGAGTCGGCGTGCAAATTACATCAACAGGCCTCTGGGAAGCCCCACCCTGAGCACCTCATCCAGCTGCCTGATGAACCCATTTCTCTACAGGATGCTCCCTCGGGGGTCTTCCGTCTCCCTCCGGGGGACCCCTTCTGCGAGAGCAAGACTGTGCTCTGGCTGGGTGTCCAGTGCCTAGGCTTTGCTCTGGTCTGCGACCTGCACGAGAACCTGATGCTTGCCGAGAGCAACCTGCGGCTGCTCGTGAAGGGGCTGCTGGAACACCTCAAGCTGCTGAGCTCGGGGAGTGATGTAGTACTCAAGGCCGACAAGACCGAAGTCCTCCTCGAGAAGTTCCTGCCGCACGGCCAGCTGCGCTTCCTGAATGAGCAGTTTGTGCTGAGCCTGGAGAAGGAGGTGGCTAAATAG
- the LOC129336460 gene encoding C-type lectin domain family 4 member F-like, with translation MRAASKKPPLPPPSKRTVSILSFLAVLVLLLAVALVSVTVLYFLQERKLQERDGIARKSSDILQRCNVSYAQLEEAESFKLLGCSEIQAYLENVTGSFTSLQQRYSDLMSFVSAGWNFYKGSFYFFSQEAKTWQEAEEACMSHGAHLTSVASKEEMEYLRGKTRGIMFWIGLTDQKEEGNWTWTDGTKYNHGTSFWHFGQPDNWHAAPEHQEDCVHLRYDDSQPWNDITCRDQYRWICKKVFS, from the exons ATGA GAGCAGCTTCAAAGAAAccgccccttcctcccccttccaagAGAACCGTCTCCATCCTCTCGTTCCTTGCAGTCCTGGTTCTGCTCCTGGCCGTTGCACTGGTTTCAGTGACTGTCCTGT ATTTCCTGCAAGAGAGGAAGCTCCAGGAACGAGATGGAATCGCTCGGAAGTCCAGCGACATTCTGCAGCGCTGCAACGTCTCTTATGCTCAACTGGAGGAAGCCGAGA GTTTCAAGTTGTTGGGTTGCTCTGAGATCCAGGCCTATTTGGAGAATGTCACAGGCTCATTCACATCTCTACAACAGCGTTACA GCGATCTCATGAGTTTTGTCTCCGCCGGCTGGAATTTTTACAAGGGGAGTTTCTACTTCTTTTCCCAAGAGGCTAAGACTTGGCAGGAGGCTGAAGAGGCCTGCATGTCGCACGGGGCCCACCTCACCTCTGTCGCCTCCAAGGAAGAGATG GAATATCTTCGCGGAAAGACCAGAGGGATAATGTTTTGGATTGGACTCACTGATCAAAAGGAAGAAGGCAACTGGACTTGGACGGACGGCACCAAATACAACCACGGCACGAG TTTCTGGCATTTCGGACAACCTGATAACTGGCATGCAGCACCAGAGCACCAAGAAGACTGTGTGCATTTGAGATACGACGATTCACAGCCATGGAATGACATCACCTGTAGAGATCAATATAGATGGATCTGCAAGAAGGTCTTCTCTTGA